From the Anguilla anguilla isolate fAngAng1 chromosome 6, fAngAng1.pri, whole genome shotgun sequence genome, one window contains:
- the LOC118230348 gene encoding RAD51-associated protein 1-like isoform X2, producing MDSPGELSFVSEHDSDSDSDSSDSCARRRRQRKKKKEEEEKKKKKKKKVKTKKSEGGVAPTPAPATAANPALPSGGSGPTETPRIADGPTAGQTNGAFEHDTEG from the exons ATGGATTCGCCCGGCGAGCTCAGCTTCGTCTCGGAGCACGACTCCGACTCTGACTCCGACTCCTCGGACTCCTG CGCTCGCCGGCGGAGacagaggaaaaagaagaaggaggaggaggagaagaagaagaagaagaagaaaaaggtgaAGACGAAAAAGTCGGAGGGCGGTGTCGCCCCGACGCCCGCGCCCGCGACTGCGGCGAATCCCGCGCTTCCCAGCGGCGGCTCGGGCCCGACGGAGACGCCCCGGATTGCCGACGGCCCGACGGCGGGACAGACAAACGGGGCCTTCGAACACGACACTGAGGGCTGA